A window from Musa acuminata AAA Group cultivar baxijiao unplaced genomic scaffold, Cavendish_Baxijiao_AAA HiC_scaffold_1139, whole genome shotgun sequence encodes these proteins:
- the LOC135671513 gene encoding LIM domain-containing protein HDR3-like isoform X4, whose amino-acid sequence MDSSDSSYVSRPRAYGHTAPSYPWRRSRFMRWLCKFFKGTGCRVSNGRHSHLIGGESMLHRPVKPADDQSKDANEDLDHANALSLVEDAKKPNAPGYRGQGIDDDELAKAIQESLSMPSYQPYQPVQFLPRGYRICGGCHHEIGYGHYLSCMGTFWHPQCFRCYACGQLIRETEFSLSGTYPYHKSCYKELHHPKCDVCHEFSRNTRYIYLGEGRSLCLECLESAIMDAGDCQPLYHSIRDYYEGMNMRIDQQIPMLLVERQALNEAMEGEKYGHHHMPETRGLCLSEEQTVSSIHKRPRIGGNKILDMRTHPQKLIRRCEVTAILVLYGLPRLLTGSILAHELMHGWLRLKGYRDLSPEVEEGICQVLSHMWLESEIMPGSTSVPSSSSYAPSSSSAMPSSKKAAKSDTEKKLGEFFMHQIAHDTSTAYGEGFRAANAAVNKYGLRRTLDHIHFTGAFPV is encoded by the exons ATGGATTCTTCGGACTCCAGCTACGTCTCCCGGCCTCGCGCATATG GACATACAGCTCCATCATATCCTTGGAGAAGGTCACGCTTCATGAGGTGGCTCTGCAAGTTTTTCAAAGGAACAGGTTGTAGAGTGTCAAATGGACGCCATTCACATCTAATTGGGGGAGAGAGCATGTTGCATAGACCAGTTAAACCAGCG GATGACCAATCTAAAGATGCAAATGAAGACCTGGATCATGCAAATGCACTTTCTCTTGTCGAGGATGCCAAGAAACCCAATG CTCCAGGATACAGGGGCCAGGGAATTGATGATGACGAGCTAGCTAAAGCTATCCAAGAAAGTCTGAGCATGCCCTCCTATCAACCATATCAACCTGTGCAGTTTTTACCAAGAGGATACAG AATTTGTGGAGGCTGTCACCATGAAATAGGCTATGGACATTACTTGAGCTGCATGGGAACATTTTGGCATCCACAATGCTTTCGGTGTTATGCTTGTGGTCAGCTTATCCGTGAGACTGAG TTTTCTTTGTCAGGCACCTACCCATACCACAAGTCATGTTATAAGGAGTTGCATCACCCCAAATGTGATGTCTGCCATGAATTT TCAAGAAACACAAGATATATCTATCTAGGAGAAGGCCGTAGCTTGTGCCTGGAATGCCTTGAATCTGCTATCATGGATGCTGGTGACTGTCAACCCCTGTACCACTCAATTAGAGATTATTATGAAGGAATGAACATGAGAATAGATCAACAAATTCCCATGCTTTTGGTTGAAAGGCAGGCGCTTAATGAGGCCATGGAAGGGGAGAAATAT GGTCATCATCACATGCCTGAAACAAGAGGCTTATGTCTTTCTGAGGAACAAACCGTCAGCAGT ATACATAAAAGGCCAAGAATTGGGGGAAACAAAATTCTGGACATGCGGACACACCCACAAAAGTTGATCCGTAGATGTGAAGTCACTGCAATTCTTGTTTTATATGGCCTCCCCAG ACTATTAACAGGTTCAATTCTTGCTCATGAATTGATGCATGGTTGGTTACGTCTCAAAg GCTATCGTGATCTAAGCCCTGAGGTGGAGGAAGGCATCTGCCAGGTTCTCTCCCACATGTGGCTCGAATCCGAGATCATGCCAGGTTCAACGAGTGTGCCATCCTCATCAAGTTATGCTCCATCTTCATCATCCGCAATGCCATCATCTAAGAAAGCAGCAAAGTCTGACACCGAGAAAAAACTAGGAGAGTTCTTCATGCACCAAATTGCTCACGACACTTCCACTGCCTATGGCGAAGGCTTCAGAGCTGCTAATGCCGCCGTCAACAAGTATGGGCTTCGTCGAACCCTTGATCATATACACTTCACAGGAGCTTTCCCTGTGTGA
- the LOC135671513 gene encoding LIM domain-containing protein HDR3-like isoform X5 yields MKFSCTSSYQDDQSKDANEDLDHANALSLVEDAKKPNAPGYRGQGIDDDELAKAIQESLSMPSYQPYQPVQFLPRGYRICGGCHHEIGYGHYLSCMGTFWHPQCFRCYACGQLIRETEFSLSGTYPYHKSCYKELHHPKCDVCHEFIPTNRAGLIEYRAHPFWGQKYCPSHEHDHTPRCCSCERMESRNTRYIYLGEGRSLCLECLESAIMDAGDCQPLYHSIRDYYEGMNMRIDQQIPMLLVERQALNEAMEGEKYGHHHMPETRGLCLSEEQTVSSIHKRPRIGGNKILDMRTHPQKLIRRCEVTAILVLYGLPRLLTGSILAHELMHGWLRLKGYRDLSPEVEEGICQVLSHMWLESEIMPGSTSVPSSSSYAPSSSSAMPSSKKAAKSDTEKKLGEFFMHQIAHDTSTAYGEGFRAANAAVNKYGLRRTLDHIHFTGAFPV; encoded by the exons ATGAAATTCTCGTGCACAAGCTCTTACCAGGATGACCAATCTAAAGATGCAAATGAAGACCTGGATCATGCAAATGCACTTTCTCTTGTCGAGGATGCCAAGAAACCCAATG CTCCAGGATACAGGGGCCAGGGAATTGATGATGACGAGCTAGCTAAAGCTATCCAAGAAAGTCTGAGCATGCCCTCCTATCAACCATATCAACCTGTGCAGTTTTTACCAAGAGGATACAG AATTTGTGGAGGCTGTCACCATGAAATAGGCTATGGACATTACTTGAGCTGCATGGGAACATTTTGGCATCCACAATGCTTTCGGTGTTATGCTTGTGGTCAGCTTATCCGTGAGACTGAG TTTTCTTTGTCAGGCACCTACCCATACCACAAGTCATGTTATAAGGAGTTGCATCACCCCAAATGTGATGTCTGCCATGAATTT ATCCCAACAAACAGGGCTGGTTTAATTGAGTATAGAGCTCACCCCTTTTGGGGCCAAAAGTATTGTCCTTCACATGAACATGACCACACACCTCGATGCTGTAGTTGTGAGAGAATGGAG TCAAGAAACACAAGATATATCTATCTAGGAGAAGGCCGTAGCTTGTGCCTGGAATGCCTTGAATCTGCTATCATGGATGCTGGTGACTGTCAACCCCTGTACCACTCAATTAGAGATTATTATGAAGGAATGAACATGAGAATAGATCAACAAATTCCCATGCTTTTGGTTGAAAGGCAGGCGCTTAATGAGGCCATGGAAGGGGAGAAATAT GGTCATCATCACATGCCTGAAACAAGAGGCTTATGTCTTTCTGAGGAACAAACCGTCAGCAGT ATACATAAAAGGCCAAGAATTGGGGGAAACAAAATTCTGGACATGCGGACACACCCACAAAAGTTGATCCGTAGATGTGAAGTCACTGCAATTCTTGTTTTATATGGCCTCCCCAG ACTATTAACAGGTTCAATTCTTGCTCATGAATTGATGCATGGTTGGTTACGTCTCAAAg GCTATCGTGATCTAAGCCCTGAGGTGGAGGAAGGCATCTGCCAGGTTCTCTCCCACATGTGGCTCGAATCCGAGATCATGCCAGGTTCAACGAGTGTGCCATCCTCATCAAGTTATGCTCCATCTTCATCATCCGCAATGCCATCATCTAAGAAAGCAGCAAAGTCTGACACCGAGAAAAAACTAGGAGAGTTCTTCATGCACCAAATTGCTCACGACACTTCCACTGCCTATGGCGAAGGCTTCAGAGCTGCTAATGCCGCCGTCAACAAGTATGGGCTTCGTCGAACCCTTGATCATATACACTTCACAGGAGCTTTCCCTGTGTGA
- the LOC135671513 gene encoding LIM domain-containing protein HDR3-like isoform X1, translated as MDSSDSSYVSRPRAYGHTAPSYPWRRSRFMRWLCKFFKGTGCRVSNGRHSHLIGGESMLHRPVKPADDQSKDANEDLDHANALSLVEDAKKPNAPGYRGQGIDDDELAKAIQESLSMPSYQPYQPVQFLPRGYRICGGCHHEIGYGHYLSCMGTFWHPQCFRCYACGQLIRETEFSLSGTYPYHKSCYKELHHPKCDVCHEFIPTNRAGLIEYRAHPFWGQKYCPSHEHDHTPRCCSCERMESRNTRYIYLGEGRSLCLECLESAIMDAGDCQPLYHSIRDYYEGMNMRIDQQIPMLLVERQALNEAMEGEKYGHHHMPETRGLCLSEEQTVSSIHKRPRIGGNKILDMRTHPQKLIRRCEVTAILVLYGLPRLLTGSILAHELMHGWLRLKGYRDLSPEVEEGICQVLSHMWLESEIMPGSTSVPSSSSYAPSSSSAMPSSKKAAKSDTEKKLGEFFMHQIAHDTSTAYGEGFRAANAAVNKYGLRRTLDHIHFTGAFPV; from the exons ATGGATTCTTCGGACTCCAGCTACGTCTCCCGGCCTCGCGCATATG GACATACAGCTCCATCATATCCTTGGAGAAGGTCACGCTTCATGAGGTGGCTCTGCAAGTTTTTCAAAGGAACAGGTTGTAGAGTGTCAAATGGACGCCATTCACATCTAATTGGGGGAGAGAGCATGTTGCATAGACCAGTTAAACCAGCG GATGACCAATCTAAAGATGCAAATGAAGACCTGGATCATGCAAATGCACTTTCTCTTGTCGAGGATGCCAAGAAACCCAATG CTCCAGGATACAGGGGCCAGGGAATTGATGATGACGAGCTAGCTAAAGCTATCCAAGAAAGTCTGAGCATGCCCTCCTATCAACCATATCAACCTGTGCAGTTTTTACCAAGAGGATACAG AATTTGTGGAGGCTGTCACCATGAAATAGGCTATGGACATTACTTGAGCTGCATGGGAACATTTTGGCATCCACAATGCTTTCGGTGTTATGCTTGTGGTCAGCTTATCCGTGAGACTGAG TTTTCTTTGTCAGGCACCTACCCATACCACAAGTCATGTTATAAGGAGTTGCATCACCCCAAATGTGATGTCTGCCATGAATTT ATCCCAACAAACAGGGCTGGTTTAATTGAGTATAGAGCTCACCCCTTTTGGGGCCAAAAGTATTGTCCTTCACATGAACATGACCACACACCTCGATGCTGTAGTTGTGAGAGAATGGAG TCAAGAAACACAAGATATATCTATCTAGGAGAAGGCCGTAGCTTGTGCCTGGAATGCCTTGAATCTGCTATCATGGATGCTGGTGACTGTCAACCCCTGTACCACTCAATTAGAGATTATTATGAAGGAATGAACATGAGAATAGATCAACAAATTCCCATGCTTTTGGTTGAAAGGCAGGCGCTTAATGAGGCCATGGAAGGGGAGAAATAT GGTCATCATCACATGCCTGAAACAAGAGGCTTATGTCTTTCTGAGGAACAAACCGTCAGCAGT ATACATAAAAGGCCAAGAATTGGGGGAAACAAAATTCTGGACATGCGGACACACCCACAAAAGTTGATCCGTAGATGTGAAGTCACTGCAATTCTTGTTTTATATGGCCTCCCCAG ACTATTAACAGGTTCAATTCTTGCTCATGAATTGATGCATGGTTGGTTACGTCTCAAAg GCTATCGTGATCTAAGCCCTGAGGTGGAGGAAGGCATCTGCCAGGTTCTCTCCCACATGTGGCTCGAATCCGAGATCATGCCAGGTTCAACGAGTGTGCCATCCTCATCAAGTTATGCTCCATCTTCATCATCCGCAATGCCATCATCTAAGAAAGCAGCAAAGTCTGACACCGAGAAAAAACTAGGAGAGTTCTTCATGCACCAAATTGCTCACGACACTTCCACTGCCTATGGCGAAGGCTTCAGAGCTGCTAATGCCGCCGTCAACAAGTATGGGCTTCGTCGAACCCTTGATCATATACACTTCACAGGAGCTTTCCCTGTGTGA
- the LOC135671513 gene encoding LIM domain-containing protein HDR3-like isoform X2 has translation MDSSDSSYVSRPRAYGHTAPSYPWRRSRFMRWLCKFFKGTGCRVSNGRHSHLIGGESMLHRPVKPADDQSKDANEDLDHANALSLVEDAKKPNGYRGQGIDDDELAKAIQESLSMPSYQPYQPVQFLPRGYRICGGCHHEIGYGHYLSCMGTFWHPQCFRCYACGQLIRETEFSLSGTYPYHKSCYKELHHPKCDVCHEFIPTNRAGLIEYRAHPFWGQKYCPSHEHDHTPRCCSCERMESRNTRYIYLGEGRSLCLECLESAIMDAGDCQPLYHSIRDYYEGMNMRIDQQIPMLLVERQALNEAMEGEKYGHHHMPETRGLCLSEEQTVSSIHKRPRIGGNKILDMRTHPQKLIRRCEVTAILVLYGLPRLLTGSILAHELMHGWLRLKGYRDLSPEVEEGICQVLSHMWLESEIMPGSTSVPSSSSYAPSSSSAMPSSKKAAKSDTEKKLGEFFMHQIAHDTSTAYGEGFRAANAAVNKYGLRRTLDHIHFTGAFPV, from the exons ATGGATTCTTCGGACTCCAGCTACGTCTCCCGGCCTCGCGCATATG GACATACAGCTCCATCATATCCTTGGAGAAGGTCACGCTTCATGAGGTGGCTCTGCAAGTTTTTCAAAGGAACAGGTTGTAGAGTGTCAAATGGACGCCATTCACATCTAATTGGGGGAGAGAGCATGTTGCATAGACCAGTTAAACCAGCG GATGACCAATCTAAAGATGCAAATGAAGACCTGGATCATGCAAATGCACTTTCTCTTGTCGAGGATGCCAAGAAACCCAATG GATACAGGGGCCAGGGAATTGATGATGACGAGCTAGCTAAAGCTATCCAAGAAAGTCTGAGCATGCCCTCCTATCAACCATATCAACCTGTGCAGTTTTTACCAAGAGGATACAG AATTTGTGGAGGCTGTCACCATGAAATAGGCTATGGACATTACTTGAGCTGCATGGGAACATTTTGGCATCCACAATGCTTTCGGTGTTATGCTTGTGGTCAGCTTATCCGTGAGACTGAG TTTTCTTTGTCAGGCACCTACCCATACCACAAGTCATGTTATAAGGAGTTGCATCACCCCAAATGTGATGTCTGCCATGAATTT ATCCCAACAAACAGGGCTGGTTTAATTGAGTATAGAGCTCACCCCTTTTGGGGCCAAAAGTATTGTCCTTCACATGAACATGACCACACACCTCGATGCTGTAGTTGTGAGAGAATGGAG TCAAGAAACACAAGATATATCTATCTAGGAGAAGGCCGTAGCTTGTGCCTGGAATGCCTTGAATCTGCTATCATGGATGCTGGTGACTGTCAACCCCTGTACCACTCAATTAGAGATTATTATGAAGGAATGAACATGAGAATAGATCAACAAATTCCCATGCTTTTGGTTGAAAGGCAGGCGCTTAATGAGGCCATGGAAGGGGAGAAATAT GGTCATCATCACATGCCTGAAACAAGAGGCTTATGTCTTTCTGAGGAACAAACCGTCAGCAGT ATACATAAAAGGCCAAGAATTGGGGGAAACAAAATTCTGGACATGCGGACACACCCACAAAAGTTGATCCGTAGATGTGAAGTCACTGCAATTCTTGTTTTATATGGCCTCCCCAG ACTATTAACAGGTTCAATTCTTGCTCATGAATTGATGCATGGTTGGTTACGTCTCAAAg GCTATCGTGATCTAAGCCCTGAGGTGGAGGAAGGCATCTGCCAGGTTCTCTCCCACATGTGGCTCGAATCCGAGATCATGCCAGGTTCAACGAGTGTGCCATCCTCATCAAGTTATGCTCCATCTTCATCATCCGCAATGCCATCATCTAAGAAAGCAGCAAAGTCTGACACCGAGAAAAAACTAGGAGAGTTCTTCATGCACCAAATTGCTCACGACACTTCCACTGCCTATGGCGAAGGCTTCAGAGCTGCTAATGCCGCCGTCAACAAGTATGGGCTTCGTCGAACCCTTGATCATATACACTTCACAGGAGCTTTCCCTGTGTGA
- the LOC135671513 gene encoding LIM domain-containing protein HDR3-like isoform X3, translating into MDSSDSSYVSRPRAYGHTAPSYPWRRSRFMRWLCKFFKGTGCRVSNGRHSHLIGGESMLHRPVKPADDQSKDANEDLDHANALSLVEDAKKPNAPGYRGQGIDDDELAKAIQESLSMPSYQPYQPVQFLPRGYRFDFVIHLGLYAILLWHITTQLCLCIVSCRICGGCHHEIGYGHYLSCMGTFWHPQCFRCYACGQLIRETEFSLSGTYPYHKSCYKELHHPKCDVCHEFIPTNRAGLIEYRAHPFWGQKYCPSHEHDHTPRCCSCERMESRNTRYIYLGEGRSLCLECLESAIMDAGDCQPLYHSIRDYYEGMNMRIDQQIPMLLVERQALNEAMEGEKYGHHHMPETRGLCLSEEQTVSSIHKRPRIGGNKILDMRTHPQKLIRRCEVTAILVLYGLPRLLTGSILAHELMHGWLRLKGYRDLSPEVEEGICQVLSHMWLESEIMPGSTSVPSSSSYAPSSSSAMPSSKKAAKSDTEKKLGEFFMHQIAHDTSTAYGEGFRAANAAVNKYGLRRTLDHIHFTGAFPV; encoded by the exons ATGGATTCTTCGGACTCCAGCTACGTCTCCCGGCCTCGCGCATATG GACATACAGCTCCATCATATCCTTGGAGAAGGTCACGCTTCATGAGGTGGCTCTGCAAGTTTTTCAAAGGAACAGGTTGTAGAGTGTCAAATGGACGCCATTCACATCTAATTGGGGGAGAGAGCATGTTGCATAGACCAGTTAAACCAGCG GATGACCAATCTAAAGATGCAAATGAAGACCTGGATCATGCAAATGCACTTTCTCTTGTCGAGGATGCCAAGAAACCCAATG CTCCAGGATACAGGGGCCAGGGAATTGATGATGACGAGCTAGCTAAAGCTATCCAAGAAAGTCTGAGCATGCCCTCCTATCAACCATATCAACCTGTGCAGTTTTTACCAAGAGGATACAGGTTTGATTTTGTCATTCATCTTGGTCTATATGCTATCTTGCTATGGCACATCACCACACAACTATGCCTGTGCATTGTGTCCTGCAGAATTTGTGGAGGCTGTCACCATGAAATAGGCTATGGACATTACTTGAGCTGCATGGGAACATTTTGGCATCCACAATGCTTTCGGTGTTATGCTTGTGGTCAGCTTATCCGTGAGACTGAG TTTTCTTTGTCAGGCACCTACCCATACCACAAGTCATGTTATAAGGAGTTGCATCACCCCAAATGTGATGTCTGCCATGAATTT ATCCCAACAAACAGGGCTGGTTTAATTGAGTATAGAGCTCACCCCTTTTGGGGCCAAAAGTATTGTCCTTCACATGAACATGACCACACACCTCGATGCTGTAGTTGTGAGAGAATGGAG TCAAGAAACACAAGATATATCTATCTAGGAGAAGGCCGTAGCTTGTGCCTGGAATGCCTTGAATCTGCTATCATGGATGCTGGTGACTGTCAACCCCTGTACCACTCAATTAGAGATTATTATGAAGGAATGAACATGAGAATAGATCAACAAATTCCCATGCTTTTGGTTGAAAGGCAGGCGCTTAATGAGGCCATGGAAGGGGAGAAATAT GGTCATCATCACATGCCTGAAACAAGAGGCTTATGTCTTTCTGAGGAACAAACCGTCAGCAGT ATACATAAAAGGCCAAGAATTGGGGGAAACAAAATTCTGGACATGCGGACACACCCACAAAAGTTGATCCGTAGATGTGAAGTCACTGCAATTCTTGTTTTATATGGCCTCCCCAG ACTATTAACAGGTTCAATTCTTGCTCATGAATTGATGCATGGTTGGTTACGTCTCAAAg GCTATCGTGATCTAAGCCCTGAGGTGGAGGAAGGCATCTGCCAGGTTCTCTCCCACATGTGGCTCGAATCCGAGATCATGCCAGGTTCAACGAGTGTGCCATCCTCATCAAGTTATGCTCCATCTTCATCATCCGCAATGCCATCATCTAAGAAAGCAGCAAAGTCTGACACCGAGAAAAAACTAGGAGAGTTCTTCATGCACCAAATTGCTCACGACACTTCCACTGCCTATGGCGAAGGCTTCAGAGCTGCTAATGCCGCCGTCAACAAGTATGGGCTTCGTCGAACCCTTGATCATATACACTTCACAGGAGCTTTCCCTGTGTGA